The following proteins are encoded in a genomic region of Thalassophryne amazonica chromosome 5, fThaAma1.1, whole genome shotgun sequence:
- the angptl2b gene encoding angiopoietin-related protein 2b — protein sequence MELPSLVLLGLLVYGLICGVQHTQGSSSDSSHGKGRTQEIDNSEDGLERELLYTKRSKRAPTDYEQDKCSYTFIVPQQKVTGAICVNSKEPDAMLENRVNKQELELLNVELQKQKRQIETLQQLVEVDGGIVNEVKLLRKESRNMNSRVTQLYMQLLHEIIRKRDNALELAQMENKILNQTSEMQLLTSRYKDLEHKYQHLASLATNQSALIALLEEQCQSRPTPRHVPIPQPRPHPPPSPPLNKPYQPPVLPRINNQITNEIQSDQKSLTPLLPTMPTGTHGPSTTDKPSGPFKDCLQALEDGQTTSGMCLLKPENANRLMQVWCDQRHDPGGWTVIQRRLDGSVNFFRNWETYKQGFGNIDGEYWLGLENIYWLTNQRNYKLLITLEDWSGRKVFAEYASFRVEPEADFYKLRVGRYHGNAGDSLTWHNGKQFTTLDRDHDAYTGNCAHYQKGGWWYNSCAHSNLNGVWYRGGHYRSRYQDGVYWAEFRGGAYSLKKVVMMIRPNPNTFH from the exons ATGGAGCTCCCTTCACTGGTTTTGCTGGGACTCCTAGTTTATGGACTAATCTGTGGTGTCCAACACACTCAGGGGAGCTCATCAGACAGCAGCCATGGTAAGGGCAGGACCCAAGAAATTGACAATAGTGAGGATGGTCTGGAGAGAGAGCTTCTCTATACAAAGAGGAGCAAACGCGCTCCAACTGACTACGAACAGGAcaagtgttcctacactttcattgTGCCTCAACAAAAAGTTACTGGAGCCATCTGTGTCAATTCCAAGGAACCAGATGCAATGTTGGAGAACCGGGTCAACAAACAGGAATTAGAGCTGCTAAATGTGGAGTTACAGAAACAGAAGAGGCAGATTGAAACCCTGCAGCAACTAGTGGAAGTGGACGGGGGCATTGTTAATGAAGTCAAGCTTCTGAGGAAAGAGAGTCGAAACATGAACTCCAGAGTCACCCAGTTGTACATGCAGCTGCTCCATGAGATCATCAGGAAGAGAGATAATGCCTTAGAGTTGGCTCAGATGGAGAACAAGATCTTGAACCAAACATCTGAGATGCAGCTGCTCACCAGCCGTTACAAAGACTTAGAACACAAATACCAACACCTGGCTTCATTGGCCACAAATCAATCAGCTCTTATTGCCTTATTGGAAGAGCAGTGCCAGAGCCGCCCTACCCCTCGTCATGTGCCCATCCCACAACCACGGCCACACCCACCTCCTTCACCACCTCTCAACAAGCCTTATCAACCCCCTGTGCTTCCTCGCATCAACAACCAGATCACCAATGAGATCCAGAGTGACCAAAAGTCTCTGACGCCTCTCCTTCCTACCATGCCCACTGGCACACATGGCCCTTCCACCACTGACAAACCCTCCG GACCATTTAAGGATTGTCTGCAGGCATTGGAAGATGGACAGACTACCAGCGGCATGTGCCTACTGAAACCAGAGAATGCCAACCGCCTCATGCAGGTGTGGTGTGACCAGAGACACGACCCCGGTGGTTGGACTGTGATCCAGAGGAGACTGGACGGCTCTGTCAACTTtttcaggaactgggagacataCAAG CAAGGATTTGGCAATATTGACGGCGAGTACTGGCTGGGTCTGGAGAATATCTACTGGCTGACAAATCAAAGAAACTACAAACTGCTCATCACACTGGAGGACTGGTCTGGTCGGAAGGTGTTTGCAGAGTACGCCAGCTTCAGAGTGGAACCTGAAGCTGACTTCTACAAGCTCAGAGTAGGCAGATACCATGGCAATGCTGGAGACTCCCTCACCTGGCATAATGGCAAACAGTTCACAACACTGGACAGAGACCATGATGCATATACAG GTAATTGCGCCCACTACCAGAAGGGAGGCTGGTGGTACAACTCTTGTGCCCACTCGAATCTGAATGGAGTTTGGTATAGAGGGGGGCATTACCGCAGCCGCTACCAGGATGGCGTCTACTGGGCTGAGTTCCGAGGAGGGGCCTAttcactaaaaaaagtggtcatgaTGATTCGTCCAAACCCCAACACCTTCCACTAA